In Apium graveolens cultivar Ventura chromosome 10, ASM990537v1, whole genome shotgun sequence, the following are encoded in one genomic region:
- the LOC141690499 gene encoding uncharacterized protein LOC141690499, producing the protein MRSIIFQANMRDRCPLALYRQQESSAVAPSSQLQLQLGMPPPALFGQQTTDQQQYYDSVNALPIALHPSYTCFCGNVRADYIDSRENNLVNSFWIQQSSSNGNNSMDQVIESQTMQQEIIQDYDLFDAINDRQSFIDTKENQESSAESTLIDTTQSVEQVAENELKNGAACFKLTENKGKRWK; encoded by the exons ATGCGTTCCATCATTTTCCAAGCTAATATGCGCGATAGGTGTCCT TTGGCGCTTTATCGACAACAAGAATCGTCAGCAGTGGCACCGTCGTCGCAATTACAACTGCAATTAGGCATGCCACCGCCTGCTCTTTTTGGTCAACAAACTACTGACCAACAGCAGTACTATGATTCTGTCAATGCACTTCCTATTGCGTTGCATCCTTCTTATACTTGTTTCTGCGGAAATGTTCGTGCAGATTATATTGATTCTAGAGAAAATAATTTGGTCAATTCATTCTGGATTCAACAATCTTCTAGTAATGGTAATAACAGTATGGATCAAGTGATTGAATCACAAACTATGCAACAAGAGATCATTCAAGATTACGACTTGTTTGATGCAATCAACGACAGACAATCATTCATTGATACCAAGGAGAATCAGGAGTCGAG CGCGGAATCAACACTGATTGATACAACACAGTCGGTTGAGCAAGTTGCGGAAAATGAGTTGAAGAATGGTGCAGCATGTTTCAAACTGACGGAAAACAAAGGGAAGAGATGGAAATAG
- the LOC141690500 gene encoding zinc finger protein BRUTUS-like At1g74770 codes for MTESRVDQNITGQTASYRDPLNLTFGCRHYKRNCKLVSSCCNLLYTCRFCHDHVADHCMDRKGTSKMMCMKCLIIQPVGATCSTPSCENLSMAKYYCAICRLFDDEREIYHCPYCGLCRLGKGLGIDYFHCMSCNVCMSRSVSVHTCREMRSEDKCPICHEFIFSSSSPIKALHCGHLMHSACFHAYTCSHYTCPICSKSLGNMEVYFGLLDALLAEEEIPSEHAGETQVILCNDCEKRGDSCFHWLYHKCPHCGSFNTEVVV; via the exons ATGACAGAATCAAGAGTTGACCAAAATATTACAGGACAGACCGCATCTTATCGAGATCCCCTCAACTTAACCTTTGGTTGCAGACACTATAAGCGGAACTGCAAGCTTGTTTCTTCATGTTGCAATTTGCTCTACACATGCAGATTTTGCCATGATCATGTTGCCGACCATTGTATGGACAG GAAAGGTACTAGCAAGATGATGTGCATGAAATGTTTAATAATTCAACCAGTTGGTGCTACCTGCTCAACACCTTCTTGCGAAAACCTATCCATGGCCAAATACTATTGTGCCATCTGCAGATTGTTTGATGATGAAAG GGAGATCTATCACTGTCCCTACTGTGGGCTGTGCCGACTGGGTAAAGGATTAGGAATTGATTATTTTCATTGCATGAGTTGCAATGTTTGCATGTCACGGTCTGTTTCAGTTCATACATGCAGAGAGATGCGTTCTGAAGATAAATGTCCTATATGCCATGAATTTATATTTTCTTCAAGCTCTCCCATCAAAGCCCTTCATTGCGGTCATTTGATGCACTCGGCATGTTTCCAT GCTTACACTTGTTCCCACTATACCTGTCCAATTTGCAGCAAGTCACTTGGGAACATGGAG GTGTATTTCGGGTTGCTTGATGCGTTGTTGGCTGAAGAGGAAATTCCAAGTGAACATGCTGGTGAGACTCAGGTCATATTATGCAACGATTGTGAGAAGAGAGGAGATTCTTGTTTCCACTGGCTCTACCACAAGTGCCCTCACTGTGGTTCCTTCAATACCGAGGTTGTTGTATAA
- the LOC141690501 gene encoding HIPL1 protein-like, translated as MQARVYLFSVYGSWVNLYDCCLKAGTFLPVQRTPFKLKTSLEFCPYNGTGCCDLHQDLQLEKRFQQMNISNPRCASLVKSVLCARCNQFSAQLFRIESEARNVPVLCYFTETGDLDDFCTDIWNNCGDIPILNSPFIKLQRKDHFSFNTSLTKLENEWKSRGYFCEAFGSSSADEYTCFDGKNAIYGIARAPQSIKGLCLEKVGHGSYINMIPHPDNSNRVFVSNLKGKIWLSTIPQVGSKEILKMDELKPFLDLTNQVLLDPESGLMGITFHPNFEQNGRFFVSYICDKLRHEGCQGRCSCNTDIYCDPSKILPNNGIKPCQYHYVVAEFTANGSASKPYLAKTAYAVEVRRIFTMGLQYTGGHAGQILFGPADGYLYLMTGDGSQGVHSSNLAQNKRSLLGKILRVDIDNMPSDDEVEKLSLYGNYTIPTDNPYKSDNELAPEVWALGFKNPWRCSFDTERPSYFMCGDAGQDNYEEVDIVTKGGNYGWSIYEGPYVSHPANSSSSASTFIFPVSGYNHSAEDRNSGSASIIGGYFYRSMTDPCMYGRHFRYLFTDVYQIAIWAATEVPTNSGNFTTESIIFSCANDSPIQCSPRTGSTLPDLGYIFSLAEDNLKDLYILTSTGVYRVARPSRCNYHCQAIFSSVPSSIKASPLSIFLLFSLFFMKYVL; from the exons ATGCAAGCAAGGGTCTATTTGTTTAGTGTGTATGGAAGCTGGGTAAATCTATACGATTGTTGCCTCAAAGCAGGCACATTCTTACCTGTTCAAA GGACACCCTTCAAGCTGAAGACATCTTTAGAGTTTTGCCCTTACAATGGAACTGGGTGCTGTGATCTTCACCAAGACTTGCAACTAGAAAAACGGTTTCAACAAATGAACATCTCTAATCCTAGATGCGCTTCTCTCGTAAAGTCAGTCTTGTGTGCA AGATGCAATCAGTTTTCTGCTCAGCTGTTCCGAATTGAATCTGAGGCAAGAAACGTTCCAGTCTTGTGCTACTTCACTGAGACTGGAGATTTGGATGACTTTTGCACTGATATTTGGAATAATTGTGGAGATATCCCCATTCTAAATTCCCCGTTTATCAAGCTACAACGAAAAGATCACTTTTCATTTAATACTTCCCTTACAAAGCTGGAAAATGAGTGGAAGTCACGGGGGTACTTTTGTGAAGCATTTGGTAGCTCTTCAGCCGATGAATACACGTGCTTTGATGGGAAAAATGCTATATATGGGATTGCAAGAGCTCCTCAATCTATTAAGGGACTATGCCTCGAAAAAGTTGGTCATGGTTCTTATATCAATATGATTCCTCACCCCGATAACTCTAACCGTGTTTTTGTATCTAATCTTAAAGGCAAGATATGGTTGTCCACGATTCCTCAAGTGGGATCAAAAGAAATTCTAAAGATGGATGAATTAAAACCCTTTCTGGACCTGACAAACCAAGTGCTTCTTGACCCTGAGTCTGGTCTCATGGGAATCACTTTTCATCCAAATTTTGAACAAAATGGCAGATTTTTCGTCTCATATATTTGTGATAAGCTTCGACATGAAGGATGTCAAGGAAGATGTTCATGCAATACCGATATATATTGTGATCCATCCAAGATTCTCCCTAACAATGGCATTAAACCTTGCCAATATCATTATGTTGTTGCAGAGTTTACTGCAAATGGTTCTGCGTCAAAGCCTTACTTG GCAAAAACTGCTTATGCAGTTGAAGTGAGAAGAATATTTACTATGGGGCTTCAATATACAGGGGGTCATGCAGGTCAGATTTTGTTTGGTCCTGCAGATGGCTATTTATATCTTATGACAGGAGATGGTTCGCAAGGAGTTCATTCATCGAATCTTGCACAAAACAAGAGGTCATTGCTTGGAAAAATATTGAGGGTTGACATTGATAACATGCCAA GTGACGATGAAGTTGAAAAGCTAAGTTTATATGGGAACTATACTATACCAACTGATAATCCATACAAAAGTGACAATGAATTGGCACCTGAGGTCTGGGCCTTGGGTTTTAAAAATCCCTGGCGCTGCAGTTTTGACACTGAAAGACCTTCATATTTTATGTGTGGAGACGCTGGACAG GATAATTATGAAGAGGTTGATATAGTCACAAAAGGAGGAAACTATGGATGGTCTATTTACGAGGGGCCTTATGTTTCTCATCCAGCAAATAGCTCTTCAAGTGCCAGTACCTTCATTTTTCCCGTTTCTGGATACAATCACTCTGCAGAAGATAGAAACAGTGGATCTGCATCAATAATAGGTGGCTACTTTTACCGGTCCATGACTGACCCATGCATGTATGGAAG ACATTTCAGGTACTTATTCACAGATGTATATCAAATTGCTATTTGGGCAGCAACTGAAGTTCCTACAAATAGTGGAAATTTCACAACAGAAAGTATTATTTTCAGTTGTGCAAATGACTCTCCCATTCAATGTAGTCCAAGAACCGGAAGTACTCTTCCAGACCTGGGCTACATATTTTCTCTAGCAGAAGATAACCTTAAAGATCTTTATATATTGACTAGCACAGGTGTCTACAGAGTTGCGCGTCCAAGTCGCTGCAATTACCACTGTCAAGCTATTTTTTCGTCTGTTCCCAGTTCCATTAAAGCCTCTCCCTTATCAATTTTCCTCTTGTTTTCCTTGTTTTTCATGAAATATGTGTTGTAA